A single genomic interval of Elusimicrobiota bacterium harbors:
- a CDS encoding DUF2892 domain-containing protein, with protein sequence MLSSNVGKSDRVARVVVGLGILAAGWRFHSPLGLIGLAPLLTAALGWCPAYLPFGLSTACSAKSRPPK encoded by the coding sequence ATGCTCTCATCGAATGTCGGAAAGTCGGATCGCGTCGCGCGCGTCGTCGTCGGTCTGGGAATACTCGCCGCCGGCTGGCGCTTTCACAGTCCGCTCGGCCTCATCGGGCTGGCGCCGCTGCTGACCGCCGCGCTCGGCTGGTGCCCGGCGTATCTGCCGTTCGGTCTCAGCACGGCGTGCTCGGCCAAGAGCCGCCCTCCGAAGTGA